Genomic DNA from Candidatus Nitrosopumilus koreensis AR1:
ACAGGTAACATCTGAAATATTTTCTAAGAAAGGCTTTAGATTGTGAAAGTGTGCAATAGGAAGCAAGTCAAATTCTTCCAGGTTTAGATTCCGAGCCAAATAATCTTCAATAATTTTGTGAGATTGTGTTCCAATGTGTTGAGACTGTGCTGTGATGTATTCATGGGCAGGTTCATTTTCCCTCCAAGCAGATAACCCGTTTTTCTTTTCATCAGAAGCAGTGGCAGACAAAATTGTGCTTATTGAAGGGTAAATTTTGTCAAATTTTGTTTGATACCAGTGGCCATCTTCTCTATCAAGTAGTGTAGGTTCCCTTATTTTCAGCATCTGAGCAAAATTAGGCATAATTGATTTCAGAGCACTAGTAATTTAATACTAAGTCATTCAATCATTTTTTGGAATTTGTCAAATTCGGATTTAGTTTTTACAAATTGATCCGTATTGATTTTCAATGAAAAAAGCGGATCCATTTTTTCATTAATAATGAAAAGTCGTTCATCAAAGATCAAGGTTTCAATTAGTTCTTCATTAGGATATACAGTGAATTGAAGAAATTGTTCATCAGTCTTTATTTTTAATTGAAAGCCCATTAAAAGACCAAATTCATCATCTTTGTTTAAAAATCCTGTAAGACTGGCGCGGAGAGAGGGATCATCATTCACATCATCATAATTATTTTGAGGATCAATTATACAGGCAACAGGAGTTCCTTGAATGTGCAATACAACAGATTTGTGAGTTGGGACAAAATCTTCAGGATTTGCCATTTTATCTAGAGGCATGTTTTATGAAAGAATTTCAGTATTGTTAAGTATCACGATTTTTCATAACACACATGAGTAATCTAGATGACTCAATTGGAAAAATCTTACTAGAGTTGCAAAGAGAGGATCCTGAAACATTTGGAAAATTGATGAAAAAAGCGCAAGAAGACAATCCTGAACTATTTGAAGACGTAGACACAGAAAACAAAGAGATTGAAGAAGATAACAAAAAAGTAGACGAGTACAACAATGCAATAGATGAAGAATGAGTTTTCATAATAACCTCAGATTTTAAACTAAAATCAAAGTAATAATCTTCTTGAGTTATAGATGTCTTATTTGCAATGTTGTCATGACAACGCCTAGGAAATTAGAGGATCATCTCCAAATCGAGCACAAGTGGGGTAAAAAACATGAAAGATAGGCTCAAAAAATGAATTTTTATAAAAACACCTAATTATTTATGGAATGACTTGAAACAAATCTCATTGAATTTCATTTCAAAAAAAGTTTTAGATTTTCAAAAAAAGAAGCTAAAATCAGCCGAGTATAATTTGAAAAAACATATTCATGAAATAGAAAGATTAGAGGAGATTAAAAATTCAGATAATTCAAAAGAGATTGAAAATCAGAGAAAAATGGTAAAAATCTGGACAGATAACATTAAGAAAATTAAAGAAGAGATTAAAAAAATAGAGTCAAGATAGTGAATAAAGAATTATGAAATTTAAAAAGGATTCAAAATCAATTGAAGAGAATTTAGAATTAAGAATACTTGCAGAATATAATCGAAGATTCAAACAAATGAAAATTACTCAAAAAAAAGTAAACAAATTACGAGATATGGAAATGGATGAAGAAGCCAAAAAAATCCAAGGATTAGTGAAATTACTGTTAGGTGAAATTGAAGCATATTATAGAAAATATCGTAAAATATTGATAAAATATGGAATTTTACCAGAATATCCTTTAGAAATTAATGATATCACTAAAGAAGAAATGGATATTGCCACAAGATGGCAAAATGCTCATCGTAAAAAATATGGAATATAAAAAAAGAAAAAAATTAGGAGTTTACTGTAATGAATAATGTACATCGCAAAATAGAACGATTCCATTTGACAATGTTTTTGCAGTAATAGAATGGCCATCTTCTAATCCTTTACCACAAACATAACATTCTACTTTACTTACTGAAGTTGAAATATTTCGTTTTTTGAGAACTTGCATGTCTTGCATAATTGCTCGATTTACCCCCTGCATGACAACTATACTACGATCAACTATGCTATAAAGGTACCGTACCATACGGTAATAGCATTGTGCCTAGTAGAGAGCCAATTTAGACAAAAAATGTCAGACCTCTGCCTACTTTACAATTTAAATAATAAACCAGCAAAATTGTGTCTATGGGTGGACGCCTTTGGAAAGACTCAAGCAAAAATAATACCCCTAGATTTATCTGAAAACCAATTTCAAATTTACAATAAAATTTCAAGAAATTATTCTCATTCATTTCTCTTTGAATCATTAACAGGGCCAGAAGTACTTGCCGAGACATCTGTAATGGGGTTTGACCCCAAAATAATCCTAAAAGGGTATTCAGACAAGGTCGAGATAATTCAAGACGGAAAAACCAAGACAATACAAACTAACGACCCATTTTCAGAACTAAAAAAACTACTTGGAAGTTCAGATGATCAAAGTTATAGATATCTTGGAGGAGCAGTAGGAGTCGTAAATTACGATGCAATCAGAATGGTAGAAAATATTCCAGACAGACACAAATCACCTCAGCCATTAATGGAGTTTGGAATTTATGATGATGGGTTATTGTATGATAATGTACATGAAAAATTGTTTTATTTTTTTCACGACGAAAACAGATTTGACAAATTAATTATGAATAATGACGAGTTTGGAGAATTCCATTCAAGTGAAGTTACACCAAATATGGATGAATCAAAATTTTCAGAGATTGTAAACAAAGCAAAAGAATACATCCATGACGGAGACATATTCCAAGTGGTTTTATCTCGCAAATTTGCATTTGACACTAACGGAGACAATCTTACACTTTACAAAACATTACGAAAGCTAAATCCATCACCATACATGTATCATCTGAAACAAGACAATAAAACAATCATAGGCGCATCCCCAGAGATGTTGGTAAGGATTACCAATGATAAAGTAGAGACATTTCCTATCGCAGGAACTAGAAAAATCACAGACGATGAGGAGAAAAATAAGCAATTAGCAGAGGAATTAATCCACGATGAAAAAGAATTAGCAGAACACACAATGCTTGTAGATTTGGGAAGAAATGATATCGGCAGAGTTTGCAAATATGGAACAGTCCATCCAGAATCATTAATGGAGATAAAGAGATTCAGTCACGTTCAACACATTGTGAGTCATGTAGTAGGCAATTTGGCACCTGAAAATGACATGTTTGATGCATTTCAGGCAGTGTTTCCAGCAGGAACAGTGTCAGGAGCACCCAAAGTGAGAGCCATGGAAATCATTGATGAACTGGAAACAGAGGCCAGAGGCCCATATGCAGGGGCAGTAGGATATTTCTCATACAATGGATGTTGTGATTTTGCAATTGCAATCAGAAGCATCTTCATTGAAGACGGAAAAGGGTTTGTCCAATCAGGTGCAGGAATTGTTTCAGATTCAATTCCAGAAAACGAGTTCAAAGAAACAGAGCACAAAGCAGGGGCAATGCTACAAGCACTAAAGGAGGCATCCTCATGAAATTTTTAATCATAGACAATTATGATTCGTTTGTTTACAACATAGCACAATACTTGGGAGAACTAGGAGTAGATTGTGATGTGATTAGAAATGACAAGATCACCCTAAATGAAATTCAAGAAAAAAATTATGATGCAATAATTATTTCTCCAGGTCCAGGAACTCCAGAAGATAAAAAATACTTTGGGGTCTGCAGTGATGTAATCAAAGATATGGGTTCAAACACACCCATACTAGGAGTGTGTCTTGGACATCAAGGAATAATTGACGCATTTGGAGGAAAAGTGACCAATGCAGGATGTGTAAGACATGGAAAAACAAGTCCAGTAGATCATACTGAATCAAAATTATTCAAAGATGTAAAAAATCCATTTAGAGCAACACGTTATCACAGTCTTGTTGGAGATAAAACAATCATTCCAGAAGTTCTAAAAGTCACAGCTACTGCATTAGATGACGGAGAAGTTATGGCAATAGAGCACAAAGACTATCTAATTCAAGGAGTGCAATTTCATCCCGAATCAATAATGACAGAAGATGGGAAAAAAATCCTTGCAAACTTTATCAATCAAGTAAAGGAGAGGAAAAAATGATTTCAGATTTAATTGAGAAACTTCAAAATAAGACAGACCTCACGTATGACGAAATAAACCAAGTGATGACAGACGTTCTTTCTGGAAAGACAACTAATTCTGAAAATGCAAATTTCCTATCCAATCTAGCAGACAAAGGAGAAACAGATGACGAGTTATTAGGAATGCTTGACAAAATGCAGGAATTCTCATTAAAAATTGAGCCTAAAAATGCTGGAACCATAATTGACATGTGTGGTACAGGAGGAGACAAGCTCCAGACATTCAACATATCAACTACAGCATCATTTGTAGTAGCTGCTGCGGGAGGAATTGTTGCCAAACACGGGAATCGTTCAAGTTCAGGGGCATCTGGCAGTGCAGATATTTTTGAGTATTTTGGATATGACTTAAATTTAGAACCACCTCAAATTGCAGAAATTTTAGAAAAACACAACATCTGTTTTATGTTTGCACAAAAATTTCATCCTGCAATGAAACATGTCTCTGCAGCAAGAAAACAATTAGGAAAACGAACTGCATTTAATTTACTTGGCCCATTATCCAATCCAGCTAGAGTAAAAAACCAACTAGTAGGAGTTTTTTCAATAGAATACCTAGACAGATTACCACTAATCTTGAAGAGAAAAGGTGCAGAAAACATCATGACAGTACGCTCAGATGATGGGATGGATGAATTTTCTACCAGTTCAACTAACAGAGTATGCATTTTAAGAAATGGCAAAGTTTTGATGAATGCAATTGATCCAGAAGTTGTAGGATTACACAAATCATCATTAAAAGACATTCAAATCAAAACCAAAGAAGATGCGATAAAGTCGTTTGTGAATGTTCTAAACAATACTGCAAATCAAGCAATGATCGAGACAACTGCACTTAATGCAGCAGGAGGATTAATTGTTGCAGACATTTCAAGTAATTTTGAAGAAGCAGTGGAGCTTGCATTAAACACAATTAAAGATGGTAAAGCATTCTCACTATTAGAGAAATTTGTACAAGATACAGGGGACATTACCAAGTTAAAGGAGATTATAGATGGCTGAAAATATTCTTAGAAAACTGGTAAACAACTCACAAATGGCAATTAATGATGGGGTTTATGAAATAGAATCTAATTTGGAAAAATCAAACAAAGACTTTATTCAAATTATTAAGACAAATGGACATGCACCTCTGATTACAGAAATAAAATTTGCATCACCTTCCCTAGGTAAAATCCGCACACTCACTGATCCTGTAAGCATTGCATCCCAAATGATAGCAGGAGGTTCAAAAGCACTATCGGTGTTGACGCAACCACACTTGTTTAATGGATCCCCCGAGTATTTTATGAAAGTAAGACAAGCAGTGGATGTTCCAATGTTAATGAAAGACATCATGATTGACAAAATTCAGATAGATGCCGCAAAAAAAATTGGAGCAGACTTTATGTTAGTAATTCAATCATTGTTTGATCAAAAGTATCTAAAAGACATTGATGATTTTATCGCATATGGTCACAAACAAGGACTGCAAATTCTTTTGGAAGTACATACAAAACAAGAATTTGAAAATGCCCTAAAAACACAAGCAGACTTAATTGGAATTAACAATAGAAATCTAGATACACTAGAAATCAATCTAAAGACTACT
This window encodes:
- a CDS encoding PD-(D/E)XK nuclease family protein, which gives rise to MPNFAQMLKIREPTLLDREDGHWYQTKFDKIYPSISTILSATASDEKKNGLSAWRENEPAHEYITAQSQHIGTQSHKIIEDYLARNLNLEEFDLLPIAHFHNLKPFLENISDVTCIEQRMYSDNLKVAGTSDLIAKYNGELSIIDYKTKRKPQVDEYMYEYYLQTTCYTQMFHEVTGQKINQVVILVSSEKNTRQEFIKKCDDYIQPMHERIEKYYLNNEVMP
- a CDS encoding anthranilate synthase component I family protein, producing MDAFGKTQAKIIPLDLSENQFQIYNKISRNYSHSFLFESLTGPEVLAETSVMGFDPKIILKGYSDKVEIIQDGKTKTIQTNDPFSELKKLLGSSDDQSYRYLGGAVGVVNYDAIRMVENIPDRHKSPQPLMEFGIYDDGLLYDNVHEKLFYFFHDENRFDKLIMNNDEFGEFHSSEVTPNMDESKFSEIVNKAKEYIHDGDIFQVVLSRKFAFDTNGDNLTLYKTLRKLNPSPYMYHLKQDNKTIIGASPEMLVRITNDKVETFPIAGTRKITDDEEKNKQLAEELIHDEKELAEHTMLVDLGRNDIGRVCKYGTVHPESLMEIKRFSHVQHIVSHVVGNLAPENDMFDAFQAVFPAGTVSGAPKVRAMEIIDELETEARGPYAGAVGYFSYNGCCDFAIAIRSIFIEDGKGFVQSGAGIVSDSIPENEFKETEHKAGAMLQALKEASS
- a CDS encoding indole-3-glycerol phosphate synthase TrpC; protein product: MAENILRKLVNNSQMAINDGVYEIESNLEKSNKDFIQIIKTNGHAPLITEIKFASPSLGKIRTLTDPVSIASQMIAGGSKALSVLTQPHLFNGSPEYFMKVRQAVDVPMLMKDIMIDKIQIDAAKKIGADFMLVIQSLFDQKYLKDIDDFIAYGHKQGLQILLEVHTKQEFENALKTQADLIGINNRNLDTLEINLKTTEDILSGIEKTRPILSESGIDTPEDIQYLKKCGADAFLIGSSIMKSENIEEQVRKLVNAY
- the trpD gene encoding anthranilate phosphoribosyltransferase, giving the protein MISDLIEKLQNKTDLTYDEINQVMTDVLSGKTTNSENANFLSNLADKGETDDELLGMLDKMQEFSLKIEPKNAGTIIDMCGTGGDKLQTFNISTTASFVVAAAGGIVAKHGNRSSSGASGSADIFEYFGYDLNLEPPQIAEILEKHNICFMFAQKFHPAMKHVSAARKQLGKRTAFNLLGPLSNPARVKNQLVGVFSIEYLDRLPLILKRKGAENIMTVRSDDGMDEFSTSSTNRVCILRNGKVLMNAIDPEVVGLHKSSLKDIQIKTKEDAIKSFVNVLNNTANQAMIETTALNAAGGLIVADISSNFEEAVELALNTIKDGKAFSLLEKFVQDTGDITKLKEIIDG
- a CDS encoding anthranilate synthase component II; the encoded protein is MKFLIIDNYDSFVYNIAQYLGELGVDCDVIRNDKITLNEIQEKNYDAIIISPGPGTPEDKKYFGVCSDVIKDMGSNTPILGVCLGHQGIIDAFGGKVTNAGCVRHGKTSPVDHTESKLFKDVKNPFRATRYHSLVGDKTIIPEVLKVTATALDDGEVMAIEHKDYLIQGVQFHPESIMTEDGKKILANFINQVKERKK